A single genomic interval of Stieleria maiorica harbors:
- a CDS encoding tetratricopeptide repeat protein: protein MTQPRLLRLALVAAVFSFTLATDRAQAQLDRVYTHDSGTATSGTITSVTKNGIQLKVGANTRNFVEDEIRKVAFQGDPPPLSRAREFAIDGQYEQALDELKGLDFSTISRDLVKTDAAYYRLLARAKLALAGQGDRKAATAEAISFAGQNRDSFHFYSVAKLLGDLALAQKEHAKALQFYSALAQAPSTESKIESRYLIGVTMLEQDDIPGAEKAFSDVASVEVNSTSALRLKTLAKAGQAVALAKGGKGKEGLELADKLISELNPTDIEMSAKIYNAQGASYEAAGDIEGAILAYLHTHLMFSGQPDAHANALSRLVELWPKVGRTERAAEARQELQTRYPGFVN from the coding sequence ATGACCCAACCCCGACTCCTTCGCTTGGCCCTCGTCGCCGCCGTTTTCAGTTTCACTCTGGCAACCGATCGTGCCCAGGCACAACTCGATCGCGTCTACACGCACGATTCGGGGACCGCCACCAGCGGCACCATCACGTCGGTCACCAAAAACGGCATTCAACTCAAGGTCGGGGCGAACACCAGGAACTTCGTCGAGGACGAAATTCGCAAGGTGGCTTTTCAGGGCGATCCGCCGCCGCTTTCCCGAGCCCGTGAATTCGCGATCGATGGCCAGTACGAACAGGCACTCGATGAATTGAAAGGTTTGGACTTTAGCACCATCTCTCGCGATCTGGTCAAAACCGACGCCGCCTACTATCGGTTGCTCGCACGCGCCAAGCTGGCGTTGGCCGGACAGGGGGATCGCAAAGCCGCGACGGCCGAAGCCATCAGCTTCGCCGGCCAAAACCGCGACTCGTTTCACTTTTATTCGGTTGCAAAGTTGTTGGGCGATCTCGCGCTAGCGCAAAAAGAACACGCCAAGGCGCTGCAGTTTTATAGTGCACTCGCACAAGCACCGTCCACGGAGTCGAAGATCGAATCGCGTTACCTGATCGGCGTCACGATGCTGGAACAAGATGACATCCCGGGAGCGGAAAAAGCGTTTTCGGATGTCGCGTCGGTGGAGGTCAATTCGACCAGCGCGCTGCGGCTGAAAACGCTCGCCAAGGCGGGCCAAGCGGTGGCGCTGGCCAAGGGAGGCAAGGGCAAAGAGGGGTTGGAGCTTGCCGACAAGCTGATCAGTGAACTCAACCCCACCGACATCGAAATGTCCGCCAAAATCTACAACGCCCAGGGGGCCAGCTACGAAGCGGCCGGTGATATCGAAGGCGCCATTTTGGCCTATCTGCACACCCACCTGATGTTCTCCGGCCAACCCGACGCGCACGCCAACGCACTCAGTCGGCTGGTCGAATTGTGGCCCAAAGTCGGACGCACCGAACGCGCCGCCGAAGCCCGACAAGAACTGCAAACCCGCTACCCCGGTTTTGTTAATTAA
- a CDS encoding serine/threonine protein kinase: MSNRFAPIREVDFGIAKNLDNNAPAMTGSHEMVGTLQYMSPEQLSGNPQCDTRSDVYGLGLTFYELIAFRLPLEAAELREQPLDVAIRRIRTEDPLLPSLLLTQCELGEGNGVITSRIRRLRGDLDWIVMKSIDRDPDHRYQSAAMLAEDIRRHIAGDVIAAAPPSLRIKAGKWIRKHRGWCAAGASLASLVVIVGGVIVWLLSMTLAANRDLALRTYIGQVQIAEDRLRRGHTAEAIEILQRLRDAPSLSPLRGLEWKLLWRETHPDELLDQFPAFHNGVDDVAVSSRSQVAALSRSEQRIRCFQIDANHLRPDGQLSSDDLRLAAPEIAAHWKQRATGADQRRVDSMTWGRNPQPLISCLAYTPDGTTTRDWRC, translated from the coding sequence GTGTCGAACCGGTTCGCACCTATTCGAGAGGTCGACTTCGGCATCGCCAAGAATCTTGACAACAACGCCCCGGCGATGACCGGTTCGCACGAGATGGTCGGCACGCTTCAGTACATGAGTCCCGAACAATTGAGTGGGAACCCGCAGTGCGACACGCGAAGCGACGTCTATGGTCTGGGGCTGACCTTCTATGAACTGATCGCTTTTCGTTTACCCCTGGAGGCGGCGGAACTGCGCGAGCAGCCCCTGGATGTGGCGATCCGCCGTATTCGAACCGAAGATCCGTTGCTGCCCAGTTTATTGTTGACGCAGTGTGAACTTGGCGAGGGGAACGGCGTGATCACATCGCGAATTCGTCGGCTGCGCGGTGACCTGGATTGGATCGTGATGAAATCCATCGATCGTGATCCGGACCACCGCTACCAATCCGCGGCGATGTTGGCCGAGGACATCCGACGGCACATCGCCGGCGACGTGATCGCCGCGGCGCCACCGTCGCTGAGAATCAAAGCCGGAAAATGGATCCGCAAACATCGCGGCTGGTGCGCCGCCGGCGCCTCATTGGCGTCGCTGGTGGTCATCGTCGGAGGCGTGATCGTCTGGCTCTTGAGTATGACGTTGGCGGCAAACCGGGATCTGGCGCTACGGACGTACATCGGCCAGGTCCAAATCGCCGAGGATCGACTCCGGCGAGGACACACCGCCGAAGCGATCGAGATCCTTCAAAGACTTCGCGACGCCCCATCGCTGTCGCCTTTGCGAGGCCTGGAATGGAAACTGTTGTGGCGGGAAACCCACCCCGACGAGCTGCTGGATCAATTCCCGGCTTTTCACAATGGTGTCGACGATGTCGCGGTCTCCAGCCGATCGCAAGTTGCCGCCTTGTCGCGCAGCGAGCAACGGATCCGGTGCTTTCAGATCGATGCGAACCACCTGCGACCGGACGGACAACTCAGCTCCGACGACTTGCGACTTGCTGCACCCGAGATCGCAGCACACTGGAAACAGCGGGCAACCGGAGCCGATCAGCGGCGTGTCGATTCCATGACCTGGGGACGCAACCCCCAACCCCTGATTTCCTGTCTGGCGTACACTCCCGATGGGACCACGACTCGGGATTGGAGGTGTTGA
- a CDS encoding RNA polymerase sigma factor produces MPETTSVLFIRQLQAGNAVGPWRQFCELYEPFIHRWLIGQRLSESDAADIRQEVLCTVLCQIASFQHNGSVGAFRCWLRRITINQLRRYRRRKRTEPGVDLDWLAESLAASDHEVHRQFDVEHDRYLLARLLDSVRSDFAPLTINAFCMTALQEMSPADVADQLGTTKAAVIAGRSRVLCRLRESAESFFADDS; encoded by the coding sequence ATGCCGGAAACGACGTCGGTTTTGTTCATTCGTCAGCTGCAGGCGGGCAACGCCGTCGGCCCCTGGCGTCAATTTTGTGAGCTGTACGAGCCGTTTATTCATCGCTGGTTGATCGGACAGCGGCTGTCGGAATCCGATGCCGCGGACATTCGGCAGGAGGTGCTTTGCACGGTTTTATGTCAGATCGCGAGCTTCCAACACAACGGGTCGGTTGGTGCGTTCCGTTGTTGGTTGCGAAGGATCACGATCAATCAATTGCGTCGGTATCGTCGCCGGAAGCGCACCGAACCCGGCGTCGACTTGGACTGGTTGGCAGAGTCGCTTGCAGCGTCGGACCATGAAGTTCACCGGCAATTCGATGTCGAGCACGATCGCTATTTGCTGGCACGGTTATTGGATTCGGTCCGTTCGGATTTCGCCCCGTTGACGATCAATGCCTTTTGTATGACGGCGTTGCAGGAGATGTCACCGGCGGACGTCGCCGATCAGTTGGGGACGACCAAGGCGGCGGTGATCGCGGGGCGATCCCGTGTGCTGTGTCGTTTGCGTGAATCGGCCGAGTCATTTTTTGCCGACGATTCATGA
- the mdh gene encoding malate dehydrogenase, translating to MRRAKITVIGAGNVGATCAHWCAAAELGDIVLLDIPQTEDMPAGKALDLMQSSPIMGFDSKIVGTTSYDDAADSDVIVVTAGIPRKPGMSRDDLLSTNARIITSVGEEIKKSSPNAVVIVVSNPLDAMVQQMWKVTGFDRAKVCGQAGVLDTARYRTFLAMELGVSVEDISALLMGGHGDTMVPIPSCTSVGGIPVTQLIDPARLEEIVERTRKGGAEIVSLLKTGSAYYAPAAACAQMVEAVVKDKKRCIPVAALCESEYGVGGYYVGVPVIMGSGGVEKVIELKLTDAETADFQKSVDAVKSLVASMDELLAG from the coding sequence ATGCGTCGCGCAAAAATCACCGTCATCGGAGCTGGTAACGTCGGAGCAACCTGTGCACATTGGTGCGCCGCTGCGGAACTCGGTGACATCGTCTTGCTGGACATCCCCCAAACCGAAGACATGCCGGCCGGGAAAGCACTCGACCTGATGCAGTCGTCGCCGATCATGGGATTTGACTCCAAAATCGTCGGCACGACCAGCTATGACGATGCGGCCGACAGCGACGTGATCGTGGTCACCGCCGGCATCCCGCGTAAACCGGGGATGAGCCGCGATGACTTGCTCAGCACCAACGCACGGATCATCACCAGCGTCGGCGAAGAGATCAAAAAATCCAGCCCCAACGCCGTCGTGATCGTCGTCAGCAATCCGCTGGACGCGATGGTGCAACAGATGTGGAAGGTCACCGGGTTTGACCGCGCGAAAGTCTGCGGGCAAGCCGGCGTGTTGGACACCGCGCGATACCGCACGTTCCTGGCGATGGAACTGGGCGTCAGCGTCGAAGACATCAGCGCCCTGTTGATGGGCGGCCACGGCGACACGATGGTGCCGATCCCCAGCTGCACCAGCGTCGGCGGGATCCCCGTGACGCAGTTGATCGATCCGGCACGGCTGGAAGAGATCGTCGAGCGGACCCGCAAGGGCGGCGCGGAAATCGTCTCCCTGCTCAAGACCGGCAGCGCCTACTACGCCCCGGCGGCGGCCTGTGCCCAAATGGTCGAAGCGGTCGTCAAGGACAAGAAACGCTGCATCCCGGTCGCCGCCCTGTGCGAAAGCGAGTACGGCGTCGGCGGCTACTACGTCGGCGTGCCCGTGATCATGGGCAGCGGCGGAGTCGAAAAGGTGATCGAGCTGAAACTGACCGATGCCGAAACGGCCGACTTCCAAAAGAGCGTCGATGCGGTCAAGAGCCTGGTCGCGTCGATGGACGAATTGCTGGCCGGCTAG
- a CDS encoding NHL repeat-containing protein, whose amino-acid sequence MSQPDLRHSPATLRREMLRREMLRRTGLIAAAAVGAAATGCVPASGHGRTELVWGRRGQSAGRFLKPRAITIDRNDQLYIVDTTGRIQVFDRDGNWLREWKTPETKNGRPTGLAIQHRRAPEDDLLLVADTHYYRMLVYTLDGSRVQEKEIGGQAGRDPGQFAFVTDAVSDRDGCYYIGEYGDSDRIQKFDPDGNFITQWGGTGREIEKFVRPQSLVIAGDTLWIADACNHRIQRYDISGSQPRWIDAWGRQGEQPGQFHYPYDLALLGDGGVLVCEYGNQRIQRLAADGTPQAIWGAPGFEIGQLYQPWGLVVDSKQRMHVLDSNNHRIQRTRLPV is encoded by the coding sequence ATGAGCCAACCGGACCTGCGACATTCCCCCGCAACGCTGCGCCGTGAAATGCTGCGGCGTGAAATGCTGCGCCGTACCGGACTGATTGCCGCTGCGGCCGTCGGCGCCGCCGCAACCGGATGCGTTCCGGCCAGCGGGCATGGACGAACGGAGTTGGTGTGGGGACGCAGGGGCCAGAGTGCGGGGCGATTTCTAAAACCCCGCGCGATCACCATCGATCGCAACGACCAACTGTACATCGTCGATACAACCGGCCGCATCCAAGTCTTTGACCGCGATGGGAATTGGCTACGGGAGTGGAAAACACCAGAAACGAAGAATGGGCGGCCGACCGGGTTGGCGATTCAGCACCGACGTGCGCCCGAGGACGACTTGTTACTGGTCGCCGACACGCACTACTACCGCATGCTGGTTTACACCCTGGACGGAAGCCGGGTCCAGGAGAAGGAAATCGGGGGCCAGGCGGGCCGCGACCCGGGGCAGTTTGCGTTCGTCACCGATGCCGTTTCCGACCGCGACGGTTGCTACTACATCGGTGAATACGGGGACTCTGATCGGATCCAGAAGTTCGATCCGGACGGCAATTTCATCACCCAGTGGGGCGGCACGGGACGTGAGATAGAAAAATTCGTCCGGCCGCAAAGTCTGGTGATCGCCGGCGACACACTGTGGATCGCCGACGCCTGCAATCATCGCATCCAACGCTACGACATCAGTGGTTCGCAGCCACGCTGGATCGACGCCTGGGGCCGGCAAGGCGAACAGCCGGGACAGTTTCACTACCCCTATGACCTGGCGCTGCTGGGCGACGGAGGGGTGCTGGTTTGCGAATACGGCAACCAGCGGATTCAACGGCTGGCGGCCGACGGCACCCCACAGGCGATCTGGGGGGCGCCGGGATTCGAGATCGGCCAGCTCTACCAGCCCTGGGGGCTGGTCGTCGATTCAAAACAACGAATGCACGTCCTGGACAGCAACAATCACCGCATCCAGCGGACGCGTTTGCCGGTCTAG
- a CDS encoding L-threonylcarbamoyladenylate synthase → MTKVLDLRETDDPSDIIHRTVQALTEGQVVALPTDTVYGIAAHALNVQAVERIVEIKGRDEEPMAISVRSRQAAEDFFCEASPVARRLSHRCWPGPLTLVTPCQNDHSAVHQLPASVRSRITGPGGGIGFRVVDHRILEAIHRFMAAPLVLTSANLSGKPAETTAEGVLEQLSGTLPLLLDDGPTRYGGASTVARVIGNRWELLREGVIERAAMNQFVKPVIVMVCTGNTCRSPMAETLMRELLRKKMGREDAVRVLSAGVAASTGGSASPQSIEVMGERKLDLTGHASQPLNEDIMNVADLVLTMTRSHRATILAAWPDMHDRVFTLRHDGGDISDPIGMPVDAYRQCADQMEGELEKWFERLSDDFFPEVSDGDKEESV, encoded by the coding sequence ATGACCAAAGTCCTTGACCTTCGCGAAACCGACGACCCCAGCGACATCATTCACCGCACCGTCCAGGCGTTGACCGAAGGCCAGGTGGTCGCGCTGCCGACCGACACGGTGTACGGGATCGCCGCCCACGCGTTGAATGTGCAGGCGGTGGAGCGAATTGTTGAAATCAAAGGCCGCGACGAAGAACCGATGGCGATCTCGGTGAGGAGCCGGCAGGCGGCCGAAGATTTTTTTTGCGAGGCGTCTCCGGTCGCTCGGCGGTTGAGCCACCGCTGCTGGCCGGGGCCGTTGACGCTGGTCACCCCGTGCCAAAACGATCATTCGGCCGTTCATCAGTTGCCCGCGTCGGTCCGCAGCCGCATCACCGGCCCGGGCGGGGGAATCGGGTTCCGCGTGGTGGACCACCGCATCTTGGAAGCGATCCACCGATTTATGGCTGCCCCGCTGGTCCTGACGAGTGCCAATTTAAGCGGAAAACCGGCCGAAACGACCGCCGAAGGCGTGCTGGAACAACTCTCCGGGACGCTACCACTGCTGCTCGACGACGGCCCAACTCGTTATGGTGGGGCGTCGACGGTGGCCCGCGTGATCGGGAACCGCTGGGAACTGTTGCGTGAAGGAGTGATCGAACGAGCCGCCATGAACCAATTCGTCAAACCCGTTATCGTAATGGTATGCACCGGCAACACCTGTCGCAGCCCGATGGCGGAAACCCTGATGCGAGAATTACTGCGAAAAAAGATGGGCCGGGAAGACGCGGTCCGGGTTTTATCGGCAGGGGTCGCCGCGTCGACCGGAGGAAGCGCGAGCCCGCAATCGATCGAGGTGATGGGAGAGCGTAAACTGGACTTAACCGGACATGCCAGCCAACCGTTGAATGAAGACATCATGAACGTTGCCGATCTCGTGCTGACCATGACACGTTCCCACCGTGCCACCATCCTGGCCGCTTGGCCGGACATGCACGATCGTGTGTTCACCTTGCGGCATGACGGCGGCGACATCTCCGACCCGATCGGGATGCCCGTCGATGCCTACCGGCAGTGCGCCGACCAAATGGAAGGCGAGCTGGAAAAATGGTTTGAACGTCTAAGCGACGACTTTTTTCCTGAAGTCTCCGACGGAGACAAGGAGGAGTCTGTGTAA
- a CDS encoding DNA polymerase III subunit: MIASWNDLIGNRHLESWFGNSIRQQRFGGSFLLVGPPGIGKRSVATLLARTLLCNRNPPESMQPCGACEACVQVNAETHPDLIRVRKPHDKTVIPVDLLIGRPEVRMQEGFCRDIRLSPYCGRRKVAILEDADFLNEEGANCLLKTLEEPPSDAVIMLVGTSEQKQLPTIRSRCQVIRFAPLGDEDAVRLISQVHQVQADAAEISRAVDISAGDIPAALRLLGGDSSRFRDAFIGALSGPFPDPIAIRRIVTTRVDEAGKDAPKKRAVLRDVFSMAVGHFRKAMRDEAFAASARPITLARLDRSIRALRELERMANVSTLIDCFAADIAAGQTGDRGEIGS; this comes from the coding sequence ATGATCGCGTCCTGGAACGATTTGATCGGGAACCGTCACCTGGAATCCTGGTTCGGCAATTCGATCCGGCAACAACGCTTCGGCGGCAGCTTTCTGTTGGTCGGCCCCCCCGGCATCGGCAAACGCAGCGTCGCCACGCTGCTGGCCCGGACGCTGCTGTGCAACCGCAATCCGCCCGAGTCGATGCAGCCCTGTGGAGCCTGCGAAGCCTGTGTGCAGGTCAACGCCGAAACACACCCCGATCTGATTCGTGTTCGCAAACCGCACGACAAGACGGTGATTCCCGTCGACTTGTTGATCGGTCGCCCCGAAGTGCGGATGCAAGAAGGGTTCTGCCGCGATATCCGCTTGAGCCCCTACTGCGGACGCCGCAAGGTTGCGATTCTCGAGGACGCCGATTTTCTGAACGAAGAAGGTGCTAACTGCCTGCTCAAGACGCTCGAGGAACCGCCCTCGGATGCCGTCATCATGTTGGTCGGGACCAGCGAGCAAAAACAGTTGCCCACCATCCGTTCGCGGTGCCAGGTGATCCGGTTCGCACCGTTGGGCGATGAAGACGCCGTGCGGTTGATCAGCCAGGTTCATCAGGTCCAGGCCGACGCGGCGGAGATCTCACGTGCGGTCGATATCTCCGCGGGAGACATCCCGGCGGCGCTGCGTCTGCTCGGTGGCGATTCCAGCCGCTTCCGCGATGCCTTCATCGGTGCACTTTCGGGGCCCTTCCCCGACCCGATCGCGATTCGCCGGATCGTCACGACGCGGGTGGACGAAGCCGGCAAGGACGCGCCGAAAAAACGTGCCGTGCTGCGCGATGTCTTTTCCATGGCCGTCGGGCACTTCCGCAAAGCGATGCGTGACGAAGCCTTCGCCGCCTCGGCCCGGCCGATCACCCTGGCGCGACTGGACCGCAGCATTCGCGCACTCCGTGAACTGGAACGGATGGCCAACGTTTCCACCTTGATCGATTGCTTCGCCGCCGACATCGCCGCCGGCCAAACGGGTGACCGGGGTGAGATCGGCTCCTAA
- a CDS encoding DUF3750 domain-containing protein, with product MTVELWAARLPGPFRFAEHCWLLVRRGEQVDRWEVWQDADFGGDSWGHVHRNLMAPTAGIRNHPAYWLHQWHGEPADQLAQRIEDAPNSYPWCGLYRYVPGPNSNTFVQWCLEDRYRLSWRSVGAGYARRARG from the coding sequence GTGACCGTGGAACTTTGGGCGGCTCGATTGCCCGGCCCCTTTCGCTTTGCCGAACACTGTTGGCTGCTGGTCCGTCGTGGCGAACAAGTCGACCGCTGGGAGGTCTGGCAGGACGCGGACTTCGGCGGGGACAGTTGGGGGCATGTGCATCGAAATCTGATGGCCCCGACGGCCGGCATTCGCAACCACCCCGCGTATTGGCTGCACCAGTGGCACGGAGAACCGGCCGATCAACTGGCTCAACGCATCGAAGACGCACCGAACTCGTATCCCTGGTGCGGGCTTTACCGTTACGTCCCCGGCCCCAACAGCAACACCTTCGTCCAGTGGTGCCTGGAAGATCGTTATCGGTTGTCTTGGCGAAGCGTCGGGGCCGGCTATGCGCGTCGGGCGCGGGGCTGA
- a CDS encoding thiamine-phosphate kinase, translating to MEQSFLAYLKGRTRSLPQVDVGIGDDAAVIRSPASPLVACTDQIIDGVDFAFDEHDLSDVGYKAMAINLSDMAAMGAVATSALVTLTLPKQNATKVAGEVYEGIIEAAKQYDVAIAGGDLSTYDGPLAISITLLGHVAGGDPWLRSGAVEGDVVLASGSFGGSIVGRHLRPTPRLELAAAIRKLATVHAAIDVSDGLSLDLDRMCASSGYGVELDVDAIPIHPDAIKLSAKTGREPFQHAWSDGEDFELLLTVSPDDAERLVTADLPAPLTAIGKIVGRTGLWRIHEGKYLRLSPQGYLHVE from the coding sequence ATGGAACAATCCTTTCTCGCCTATCTGAAAGGCCGCACGCGGTCGCTGCCCCAGGTCGATGTCGGAATCGGAGACGATGCCGCTGTCATCCGATCGCCCGCATCCCCGCTGGTCGCCTGCACCGACCAGATCATCGACGGCGTCGACTTCGCCTTCGACGAACACGATTTGTCCGATGTCGGTTACAAGGCGATGGCGATCAACCTGAGCGACATGGCGGCGATGGGAGCGGTCGCGACCAGCGCCCTGGTCACGTTGACGCTGCCCAAACAAAACGCGACGAAGGTTGCCGGTGAGGTCTACGAGGGGATCATCGAAGCGGCCAAGCAATACGATGTCGCCATCGCGGGCGGCGACCTGTCGACCTATGACGGTCCGCTGGCGATCAGCATCACATTGCTCGGTCACGTGGCCGGCGGTGATCCCTGGTTGCGAAGCGGCGCGGTCGAAGGCGACGTCGTGCTGGCCAGTGGCAGCTTTGGAGGAAGCATCGTCGGCCGGCACCTGAGACCGACGCCGCGTCTGGAACTCGCCGCCGCCATCCGCAAGCTGGCCACCGTGCATGCGGCGATCGATGTCAGCGACGGCCTGTCCCTGGATCTGGACCGGATGTGCGCCAGCAGCGGCTACGGTGTCGAATTGGACGTCGACGCGATTCCGATCCACCCCGACGCGATCAAGTTGTCCGCCAAGACCGGCCGCGAACCCTTCCAGCACGCCTGGAGCGACGGCGAAGACTTTGAACTGCTGCTGACCGTCTCACCGGATGACGCCGAGCGATTGGTGACCGCAGATCTACCCGCGCCGTTGACCGCGATCGGAAAAATCGTCGGACGCACCGGGCTGTGGAGAATCCACGAAGGCAAGTATTTGAGACTCTCGCCGCAGGGCTACCTGCATGTGGAATGA
- a CDS encoding acylphosphatase: protein MNVRLIARYRGRVQGVGFRATVLFHSRGLDIHGFVRNEPDGSVLVDADGPKGQLKELVDRVAARPAGSIDDCDVTWTESLKRESGFSIG from the coding sequence ATGAACGTTCGATTGATCGCTCGCTATCGGGGACGCGTTCAAGGGGTCGGCTTTCGCGCGACCGTGTTGTTTCATTCACGGGGATTGGACATCCACGGTTTTGTCCGTAACGAGCCCGACGGAAGCGTGCTGGTCGACGCCGACGGTCCGAAAGGGCAATTGAAGGAGCTGGTCGATCGCGTCGCAGCTCGCCCGGCCGGCTCGATCGACGATTGTGATGTCACCTGGACAGAATCGCTGAAACGGGAAAGTGGTTTCTCCATCGGATAG
- a CDS encoding SpoIIE family protein phosphatase: protein MAFLSTSVGSSALGSGVDSAAGSVSGGPERFELVDEETSIGRHPDCNIVVDAGAVSRYHAKVVRQKDQFTVFDLGSRNGTFLNGQLLSGGQILREGDRIRISDIELIFHSDSVPEFASGGSAEMTFSGSSFGIVMVDDDSDSSRVVAPQVEFEKSGDGLKMRATPEAKLEALLKINRNLSNTLSLDSVLPGILDSLFSIFPSADRGFIVMETEDGGLQTRWIKTRQARDETETVRISRTIIRRVISSGEALLSFDAMQDSRFNSSESIADFSIKSMICAPLGDAQGNRFGAIQIDSTQGRGQFVEEDIDLLAGVAAQAGILITNAQMHEQALHQREVEQDLKLATDVQKAFLPQQQPDADGYAVESYYQAANHIGGDYFDYIQLADGKIGIVVADVVGHGVAAAMFMAKLSAETRFCLAGEPDAARAIEKLNDRMSELGVDRFVTFLLIVVDPASSQATIVNAGHMPPIWRHAGSGEITEPGGEESGLPIAIDSGMEYEAVNIQVEPGDVLLLYTDGVNEAMDAKDNEFGIEAIRQLAAKERDAGAIKDQIVDAVLKHVGDAPPFDDMCLVVIQRLPPPEAAAGPTPIDTVGNDDIDTALR, encoded by the coding sequence ATGGCGTTTTTGTCAACAAGTGTCGGTAGCAGCGCGCTCGGTTCAGGCGTGGACTCCGCCGCTGGCTCAGTCAGCGGCGGGCCGGAACGCTTTGAACTGGTTGACGAAGAGACTTCGATTGGCCGCCACCCCGATTGCAACATCGTTGTCGATGCCGGCGCGGTCAGCCGTTACCACGCCAAAGTCGTTCGCCAGAAAGACCAGTTCACCGTGTTCGATCTGGGCAGCCGAAACGGCACCTTCCTGAACGGCCAACTGCTCTCCGGCGGCCAGATCCTTCGCGAGGGAGACCGCATCCGGATCAGCGACATCGAGCTGATTTTTCACAGCGACAGTGTTCCCGAATTTGCCTCCGGCGGATCCGCGGAAATGACCTTCAGCGGTTCCAGTTTCGGGATCGTGATGGTCGATGACGACTCGGACAGCTCGCGTGTGGTCGCCCCGCAGGTGGAGTTTGAAAAGTCCGGCGACGGCCTGAAAATGCGGGCCACGCCCGAGGCGAAACTCGAAGCCCTGCTGAAGATCAACCGCAACCTCAGCAACACGTTGTCGCTCGATAGCGTGCTGCCGGGCATCCTGGACAGCCTGTTTTCAATCTTCCCTTCGGCCGATCGCGGGTTCATCGTGATGGAGACCGAAGACGGCGGGCTTCAAACCCGTTGGATCAAGACGCGCCAGGCACGCGACGAAACCGAAACCGTGCGGATCAGCCGAACGATCATTCGCCGCGTGATCTCCAGCGGCGAGGCGCTGCTGTCCTTCGATGCGATGCAGGACAGTCGATTCAACAGCAGCGAATCGATCGCCGATTTTTCGATCAAGAGCATGATCTGCGCTCCCCTGGGCGATGCCCAAGGCAACCGGTTCGGCGCCATCCAAATCGATTCGACGCAAGGCCGCGGCCAATTCGTCGAAGAGGACATCGATCTGTTGGCCGGAGTGGCCGCTCAGGCCGGAATCCTGATCACCAACGCCCAAATGCACGAACAGGCGCTGCATCAACGCGAGGTCGAACAGGACCTGAAGCTCGCCACCGACGTCCAGAAGGCGTTCCTGCCCCAGCAACAGCCCGACGCCGACGGTTACGCCGTCGAAAGCTATTACCAGGCGGCCAACCATATCGGCGGCGATTATTTCGATTACATCCAGCTGGCCGACGGAAAGATCGGGATTGTCGTGGCCGACGTCGTCGGCCACGGCGTTGCGGCGGCCATGTTCATGGCCAAGCTGTCCGCCGAGACCCGGTTCTGCCTGGCCGGCGAACCCGACGCCGCGCGGGCAATCGAAAAGCTGAACGACCGGATGAGCGAATTGGGCGTCGATCGATTCGTGACGTTCTTGTTGATCGTCGTCGATCCGGCCAGCAGCCAGGCCACGATCGTCAACGCCGGCCACATGCCTCCGATTTGGCGGCACGCCGGAAGCGGCGAAATCACCGAGCCCGGCGGGGAGGAATCCGGGCTGCCGATCGCGATCGATTCCGGAATGGAGTACGAAGCGGTCAATATCCAAGTCGAACCCGGCGACGTCCTGTTGCTGTACACCGACGGCGTCAACGAGGCGATGGACGCCAAGGACAACGAGTTCGGGATCGAAGCGATCCGTCAGTTGGCCGCGAAGGAACGCGATGCGGGAGCCATCAAAGACCAGATCGTCGATGCGGTGCTCAAGCACGTCGGCGACGCACCACCGTTTGACGACATGTGTCTGGTCGTCATCCAACGGCTCCCGCCCCCCGAGGCTGCCGCAGGGCCCACACCGATCGACACGGTCGGCAACGACGACATCGATACGGCGCTGCGATGA